From Coccinella septempunctata chromosome 4, icCocSept1.1, whole genome shotgun sequence, a single genomic window includes:
- the LOC123311556 gene encoding uncharacterized protein LOC123311556, whose translation MESEHIEFVTNTDVNIPLTEGPLEMESEHIVTNTDVSIPFMERPPEMESKQIESVISNTDDIPLRAPVRTSHLKKMSKSSRRDRNLRDIERTYRIYRKKTQFCYCKSKPVKPVISSKKAAIFQLMNESKKFLAKELYFGIMPHPKALRQ comes from the exons ATGGAAAGCGAGCATATTGAGTTTGTTACAAATACTGATG TAAACATACCATTGACAGAGGGACCACTTGAGATGGAAAGTGAGCATATTGTTACAAATACTGATG TAAGCATTCCATTCATGGAGAGACCACCTGAGATGGAAAGCAAGCAGATTGAGAGTGTAATTtcaaatactgatg atattcctTTGCGTGCACCCGTCAGAACTTCACACTTGAAAAAGATGTCAAAATCTTCAAGAAGAGACAGAAACTTGCGAGATATAGAGAGGACATATAGAATATATAGAAAGAAAACACAATTTTGCTACTGCAAAAGTAAGCCTGTTAAACCAGTTATATCCAGCAAAAAAGCTGCAATTTTTCAGTTGATGaacgaatctaaaaaattccTAGCCAAAGAACTTTACTTTGGTATTATGCCTCACCCAAAGGCTTTAAGGCAGTAg